Genomic DNA from Trichoderma asperellum chromosome 5, complete sequence:
AAGAtgcaaaaagccaaaaaggatGACATCCGCCTCGAAGAGGAGCTGCGTGTCAACAAAACAAAGTTTGACGACAGCACCGAAGATGTCTTGCAGCGCATGCAGGATATTCGAGAGGCAGAGCAGGATACAATTGGCTCTCTGACATCGTTTCTCGACGCCGAGCTGGAGTACCATGAGCGGGCTGCTAACGAGCTGCGCCGAGTCCGAAAGTCTTGGGCTGCTGGCATGGCAGACACCACACGTCCGTCTTCACGGGAAGATTTGGAGCGCGTTTATTCCAACGTGTCCATCCGCACTCAACCTGTCCGaaacaccatcatcaacgagGCCTATGAGGGCGCCGGTTCATCTCCCGTTTACAAGCTTAGCCGCACCATGACGAGCCGAGaacctcctccgcctccacctCCGCCGGCATCATCCAGACCACCCATGTTGAGATCAGCAACCTATGATGCTAGACAACCGCCCGTGATTCGCGCAAGAGCCGCATCGGCTTCCTTCACTAGAATGAATACGACCAGCAGCGTTCCTgaaagcagagcagaggaCATCTTTGACGACAACTCAGTATACAGCGGGGATAATACCCCTAGCTGGGGAGAGCGCAGCGTCAGTCCGGCAACGAGCTATGGCAGCCTGCAAACGAACCCTCAATTCCCGGTCGAAGCCAAGAAAGCACCGCCTCCCCCTGTTAATCGAGCcaagaagccgccgccacctcctGTTCCCAGGAAGCTTTCCACTGTTGGCTACTGAAACAGACTAGAGCCGCAACAAGCATCttccattctctctctcacacacactctctctttTGGGATGACGGCGCGCCGGTATCCATTCTTGTGCCCGAGCACTCCCCTGCAATGAAACGAAACGACATGagttaaacttttttatttttatttttattggCCAACTGCATATGAATAAAAAGTTGGCAGCATCACTTTTCATGGAGATGCGCTGAGGTTCAGTTGGCAGGCCGAGAAATAGGAAATACACTATTAGACGGAGGATGGTCATGTACCGCATTATATATGTATTATCAAGGAGTTTTATACACGCCAGGACGCGATTTTCTGGGAAAATTGAATATCAATCTGCAACTTGTAACACTGATTACAGCcgtaataagcttttttttttttttactactgctagtgCTACAAGGTCCTTTGTGGCTTCAATTGGTGTTCGTATCCTGGCTCGTATCTGGTGGTGTTAAGACAGTATGAAAACAACTGCAGCAACACTGTATTGCACGTGAATTTGGCTAAAGCTTCGAGATGGCTCCTCGCAGCTTCAACACCTTTCAACGCGTGGTAATTATCGACTgaagcttcttcctcctcctccttttattgctttttcccTAATTGATTGCTTTGGTATATCTTGATTGATCCTCAGCAAAACAAGAATGGCCACGGAAGACGAAAGATACCGGCAGTCGAGCCAGTTCCGCCTCTGGTCTTTCTCGCCCACCAGCCTGCGAGAGCTTCGAAACAAGACCAACGACCTCGCCAAGCAGCAGATCGCGCCGCGATTCGCAGCCGATGCCCAGCCCGAATTCCTGACCCCTGGCGAAGAGTCAACGCTGGTGCAATTCTTCACCACCGAGCTGATCCGCGCTGCCCAGTTCTGCGAGCTCCCGACCGAGATCCGATCCACGgccgccgtcttctttcGCAGATTCTACATTACAAACTCGGTCATGACATACCCTCCCACCGAGCTGTTGAAGACGTCGCTGTTTTTTGGTTGCAAGGCGGAGGGATACTACATCaggctggccaagctggccgAAATGTTTCCCAACACGACGAGCGAGCAGATTCTGGCGGGGGAATTCTTGCTCTGCCAGGGCATTCGGTTCGCGTTTGACGTACGACATCCGTTTAGAGCGCTGGAGGGAGCTATTCTGGAATTGAGGAAGCGTCtgccagaggaagagggcagAATTGCCAAGGCTCACGCGATGGCCAGAGATATTCTCAAGTTCAGCCCTCTGCTAACCGACGCCTATTTTCACTATACGCCTAGCCAGATAATGATGGCTTCTTTATTGATGGTGGATAAGGAGCTTGTCGAAATTCTAATTCCTGCTGGGTCTCGGACTGGGGAGGACGGCGACAAACATATGGGATCAAATGCAGAGATGCGAGAGAAGATTATTAGGACGATTGAGAGCTGCCGCTccatgatggagaaggagcCTCCGCAGCGGATGAAAGAGTACTGGGAGACGGTAAGTGTTTGCAACACTAGTGATTATACGATTCGATTTTCCTCTCCCTTCTCGGTACAGTATGCTAACGGCGAAGTAGCCCGAGCTCGTCAAATCTTTGAAGCCTCTGCGAAAGAAGCTACAAAAGTGCAGAGACACGGACAGAGCAGATCTGGTGGCTCTGCAGCGTGCGAGACGCGAGCAAGCAACGACAAAGGTCAAGAAGCCGACAGGAACAGTACAAAGCGACGGCGCTGTCTTTGGGGAGGCGATGGATGCGAGGGacgtgaagaggaggaagttGGAGGGTGCCAATGACTTGTTTGGCCCGCCTCTGTGAAGTAACGGGAGACCTGATATCAGCGATGCGCTTGCTATATCACAGCATTGCTCTAGCATGTTCGCTTCTTCTCACGTGCTGTCCGAAAAGGAGAAGTGATGCCTGGCAAATGCTTAGGTTGAATGCTATTACACACGAGAATATACATCGAAATCCCAATGCGATCTACTCCGTGCCAAGCGGACGAGTTGCTCCAGAGTGCGGCTCAATCGAAGGTGGTCAACGCACTGGGGGATGTGTCTCAGCCCTCCCAACCCTCCGCCAAAGTGGAACGTTGCGCGCTAGACAAGGCACCATCATCCATATGAGATGTTGAGGCGGTGATGGGCAGTTTTAGGAAATCAGATGCACAGCTGCATGCCGTCGATACGGATACGGACCAAGCCTAGTCTGGCTTGGTAATGTAGGACTCTGTCCTATTTCTTGTTGCGGCGGGATGGGGCTCCCTTGTCTGTCCGCCTTGCGACGACATCAACATCATTTAGAATTCGGCCCTTCTTTACGACAGTCTTTGGTATAGGCAGAAGAGCTTGACGACTGTGAATTCGTTCTAATTTATACCCAATTTATACCTGAAATCGGTCCCAATTAATGGGACGGAATATATGAATAGCAGATAATATGGGGAGAGCAGataggaagaggagagaataAGAGTAATGATAGAGAGAGCTACCTCGCGGCATGGCTaggagaataaaaaatgcatAGCATTTGCCGTGTCACCGGCAGTTCACCCTTGGGGAAAATCGCATCATCAGATCATCCATCGTATTCAAACTGTGATCTGATAAAGAGACTCCTGCAGGGAGCAAGCGCCTGTCAGATTGAGATATGCATATATGCACTTATGACCAGAGGGCAAATATAGAGACGCTTATATAAAGTCGAGATGTTTACGAAAGTCTGGTTATAGAAAAGGCTAGTAATAGGTACTGCATACAAACATTGAATCCAGAATCTCGGAGCATCAAGTCTTGATCCCCAGTCATGGGGTGCATGGAGCTGTGACTTGCCTAGGCTGTTCGTGGTAAGCTTGGCCGAGGAACCGTGGGGAGCGGGATGCCGCTACTGAAATCCCATCAATGGCAGAGCTCTGAATAGATTGCAGAGGGACGCTTTGTTTACTAGGTAATAGTACCTTGTTTCGGACTTCAGATGGCTGAGAATATATATAGTGGCTAAAGAGCATTCAGTGTCCCTTCTGTTGTGTCTCCTACCAGGCAGGAATAGTCTTGGATGGCTATAGACTTTGCAATGCTAGAAACTAAAGACAGTGGTTGGTGCAATTGGTTTACAAGGCTTTCCATCAAACACATGGCATTGCCTGTGTGGCTCAGGAAAGAGAGGGTCGTTCTCCAGTTTAATCATCTCCAGGATCATTAATCAATCTGCTCAGGCTAGGGGAGTCTCGGCCATGCTCGGATTTCCGTgggttttcttcttctgggatGTGGAGATGAGCCGGAAAGAGAAGGTTTGGTTCTTTTGACTCTTTTGCCGATTATTGCATGCTATAAGCATAACTGGTTATGTGCGACTTTTGGATAAGTATGTACTCGTTGTTTTGCCAGGACTTGATTGATACAAGACAAGTGTACGGAAAAGGCTATCCGTGAACGAACTGACACAGTTACAGCACTCTCCGTATATCTATCTGCTCGTATATGCAGAGATTGAAGGGTGGCATTGAGCCGCCGAAAAGCTTTAGGGGAGATAAAACACGCTGCCGTCATGTAGGCGTTATGCTTGTTTGGACGCTTAAATTCAACGCTAATATGCTACGCCGCTcagctactaggtaggtaggggTAATATTCGTATGTAGCTAGGCTGTTAGAGTGGCGTCTCGACATGGATGGCTGTCATTTTTACAGAGTATCTCTTGAGAGTAGTTGTAGCATGCATTACTCGTAGTTCTGCTGGTATCTCGACACACGGGCCTTTTGTTTAGCAAATAGAGGAGATCGGGCCGCCGGAATAATGTCTTCTGAGTGGCATCTCTAGAGGTTCTCAACTGTTGAGCCGCCTTTAACGCCTAGACACACACGGCACGGTATATAGGTAACTGCACAATATGGGGAAAACGTGGGGAAGAAAATGGCGGTGGGGTGGAGATGATTTGGATAAAAGGAGAGGGGATAtttgctttggctttggctttctcTGTAatttgttttgcttcttctcagaTTTCGGTCAAGGCTTTGCCACATGAGTAGCGCATTTACATACATGTAAGCATACATGTAGATGGAGGAGCAAATACCTATGTAGTAAGCATCATCACACCTTTGTAGTGCAACCAGAGGAATGCAATGTCATTCATTGTACCCTAGTCCTAgtcatcttctccagcactGCTTGTGGACTCCCATCTCTGCGGCCCGGACATGGCCACGCCTTCATTGCCCAAATAGGCAAGCTGGATTGAAACGGCAGCTGTGAAGTGATTGATGGATTCTTGGCAACGCCACATTTTCTTGGATTCGAGACGCTCATTGGCGTCCGACAAGATACACGTGATTGTGTAGTATTAATCATGCTCTCTTCCATGCCCCTGTTCTTTCCCCCTTCACCTAGAAGGCTTGAGTGGAAGGAAAAATTGCTTGCTGGAGCCTATCGGGTGTACAGATTAGTAGTGCTGCAGGGAGGTGGTTTATGCAAAATAACACTGATTGATACTCTGTACATGCAATGGTACTCCATGGCGAAAATTGGCGGTATGGTACTCCGTATTCTGGCTACAGTTGACCGGCCGCTATGTTCTCTTCACAGCGCTGCGGCTCCGAGAACCGAAGGTTTGATATAGGGCCGATTGATTCTAGGCCTATCCTGGTCCTCACATCTGTGGATCAACTTGAATCTTTCGAATTGGGCCTATGTCGTAGCCTTGGCCCTTCAGTAGGTTATGCCGCAGTTAAGCATCACTCATGCGACTAAGCTTATTGACAATGTTAAGCAAGGTTATGATGGACTCATCCAGGGGGTCATTGGCCAGTTTCCTAAGCAGGTAACGTGGATGGACGAGTTTCTGAACCTTGGCTTCCATACTGGTATCTTGTCGAGCGGGCCATGTTTCTTGAGCGGCCTGACCCGGTGACGACGTCCGGAATTTTGATCCGAGAGCAAAATCGCGTCTGGTGAATAAAAGGGGACGATCATGCTCCATTGACGCAAACGTTTGCTCTCTCAacccctccatcttctcttcccacATTCAAGATGTTGTTCCTATCAGTCCTCACCACCATCGCCGCTGTTGGCGGCGTCAACGCTGCCTCTTCATTTGCTTCGAGTGCGGATGGAAGGTACCAGCTCAGCGCCGCTCAGGCGCCTGTTCTGAATGCCGCCAACCCCGGCATTGACAATTGGAAGTTCACCATCAAGGAGAAGACCGGCAAGAAGCAGACCGTCAAGGGTTTCGGTGCTGCCGTCACCGATTCCACCGTCCTGGCATTCAACAAGCTGTCGGCCTCTGCACGCACTCAGCTGCTCAACGACTTGATGACCCCCTCGGGTATCAACTTCAGCCTTATGCGCCACACCATTGCCAGCTCAGATCTTTCAGCTGACCCGGCATACACCTATGATGACGCCAACGGCAACGTTGATACTAACCTGGCCAATTTCAACTTGGGTGATCGTGGCAATGCCCTGGCCAGCATGTTGGCCACCATGCGCAAGCTTCAGCCTAACCTGACCATCCTTGGAACGCCTTGGTCGCCCCCCGGATGGATGAAGCAAAACGGCAAGCTGATTGGCGGCGGTACCGGCAACAACAAGCTCAACCACGCATACGAGAATGCCTATGCTCAGTACTTTGTCAAGTACATCCAGACATTCGAGAAGGCTGGAGCTCACATCGACGCCATCACAATCCAGAACGAGCCTCTCAACAACAAGGACGACATGCCTACCATGCTTGTCCAGCAGGATGAGTCTGGTGCTTTGATCCGTGACAAGGTCGGCCCTGCTCTTCGAGCTGCTGGTCTGAGCACTCAGGTCTGGGCTTGGGACCACAACCAGGGTAAGCCATCTCCCAGCATCACTCTTTTGAAGCTCCATCGCTGACATGTTACTGTCTAGACGTCTACTCTTACCCTCAGACTGTCATGAACATGGCCAGCCAGTACGtccaggctgctgcttggcacTGCTACGCCGGCAACAACCCCAACAACTGGACTCCTCTCACCCAGTTCCACAACGAGTTCCCCAACAAGGAGCAGTACATGACTGAGTGCTGGACCTCCGTCGGCACCACTGACTGGATccacagctccagcttcaaCATGTTCCCTCTCCAGAACTGGGCCAACGGCATCATCGCCTGGACTCTTGGTTCCTACACCGGCGGCGGCCCGGCCCTctccggcggcggcaacTGCCACCAGTGCACGGGTCTCGTTACCGTCAGCTCTGATGGCAGCAGCTACAAGAAGGAGATTGACTACTACATGATGGGACAGTTCAGCAAGTACATTCCCAAGGGCGCTGTTGTCGTTGACGGTACCGGAAGCTACCTGTTTGACGACAACTCCGGCATGGAGGCTGTTGGCACTCTTAACCCTGATGGCACCCGCACGGTCGTCATCCAGAACCGCTATAACAAGGAAATCTGGGTCCAGGTCGGCACCGAGTCCGAGTCTCAGACTTGGAATGCCCGTGTTCCTGCTCTGTCTGTTACTAGCTGGATCTTGCCCAAGGCTTAAATttagagaggagagagagagagagggggggggggggggggtaaTGGAAATGAATGACTTTATGTTGTATGAATGACAGATTGACAAGAAGCgctgtatatatatctagCTTCGTCAGTACATAAAAATCTAGTATTATGAATAactagttaaatatatatgcacATACATGTGACACAATCTTACACGCCATCAATGTTTCTTCTATGCCGTTGATAGTTGCGCTGGTGAACATCTCATGTATGGACGAGAACAGAATTTAAGCATTTCCAGACGGAAAGAACCTATTCTCTGGCCTTGGTAAGCCGAGATGCTCACGCAGAGTGCTGCCTACATAATCCTTTCGGAAGATGCCCCGACGCTGCAGCTCCGGCACCAGCTTCTCCACCACATCGTCTATTCCCTGTGGCAGATATGGGAACGTAACGACGAAGCCATCAGAGGCCTCTTCCTTTAGCCACCGCTCCCACTCGTCGGCAACGCTCTCTGGTGTGCCCACAAAGGCTAACCCGCCGTATCCTCCAAATCGCTGGGCTAGCTGCCTCACAGTCAACCCTTCTTCCTGTCCCACCCTCACGACGTTCTCTCGGCTTGTAACGCTGGCGTTGTTCTCGCCCAGATCGACAGGCAGAGGCGCATCCGGGTCAAACTTGGAAGCATCTGTGCCGAGGGCAATTGACAAACTGGCAATGGAGCTCTCATAGTTGACGAGGCTGTCGAGCTTgagtctcttctctttggcgTCTTGTATGGTATCGCCAATGATTACCAAGGCGGCTGGTAGGATGTTAATGTGCTCCCTCTTTCTGCCTGCGGCAACTGCGCGTGCCTTGATGTCTGCATATACCGACTTTGCTGCTTCGATGTTGCCTGGTGCGCAGAAGACTGCCTCGGCTGTTTCGCCAGCCAACTGTCGCCCTGGCTCAGACTGTCCAGCCTGTACGATGACAGGCCACCCCTGAACAGGTCGGGCGATATTCAATGGACCCTTGATCTTGAGCTCGTCTCCCACGTGGTTGAGAGTGTGTATCTTCTCGGGGTCGAGGAATATGCCAGTCTCTTGATTCCGGATGAAAGCGTCATCTGCAAAACTATCCCACAGGCCCGTCACGACGTCGTAAAACTCCTTGGCGCGCTTATACCGATCCGAGTGGTCCATGTGCTCGTCACGACCAAAGTTCTTGGCCGCATCTGGGTTGGACGTCGTCACGATGTTCCAGGCCGCACGACCCCCGCTGAGATGATCAAGGGAGGCAAAGCGCCGCGCAACGTGGTAGGGCTCATCATATGTTgtagaagcagtagcagcaagaCCAATTCTCTCAGTTACTGCTGAAAGTGATGCGAGCAGCGTAAATGGTTCAAAAGATGTGACGGTTTGGCTGCGTCTTAGGGCTTCTATAGGCATGTTCAGGACAGCAAGGTGGTCGGCCATGAAGAATGCGTCAAACTTGGCTGCTTCTAGCTTTTGGATAAACGATCTGAGATGGGCTATGTTGAAGTTGGCGTCTGCGTATGCACCTGGATACCGCCATGCGCCAGTATGAAGACTGACGGGTCGCATGAATGCGAACAGATGCAGTTGCTTATTATCCGACATGTTgttattttttgttttgtttttttgaaCTGCCTGGGTGAAATCCAAGATAGGTCTGTACAACTACGATAACCCTTTTGATACCTATAGCTATGTATGAGGggaaatatagctatatacaATCTAGCAATGGGATGCGTGTAAGTAAATTAGTGTGCTCGGGACGTTAAATCACGACATCGACAGATGCGGGGCGCGGATCACCCGGCTGTGGGTGGTTTTGAACAAAAGGGTGACTTTATCCCTCTAATAAGGGAAAACGTCAGTTGAACCTGCGCTATCTCTGGAGAATAGAAATGCTCTTACAAATCAACGTTTCCAGCGTAGGAACATGATGGGCAGAGAAGGTCCTATTATCACGCT
This window encodes:
- a CDS encoding uncharacterized protein (SECRETED:SignalP(1-18)~CAZy:GH30), yielding MLFLSVLTTIAAVGGVNAASSFASSADGRYQLSAAQAPVLNAANPGIDNWKFTIKEKTGKKQTVKGFGAAVTDSTVLAFNKLSASARTQLLNDLMTPSGINFSLMRHTIASSDLSADPAYTYDDANGNVDTNLANFNLGDRGNALASMLATMRKLQPNLTILGTPWSPPGWMKQNGKLIGGGTGNNKLNHAYENAYAQYFVKYIQTFEKAGAHIDAITIQNEPLNNKDDMPTMLVQQDESGALIRDKVGPALRAAGLSTQVWAWDHNQDVYSYPQTVMNMASQYVQAAAWHCYAGNNPNNWTPLTQFHNEFPNKEQYMTECWTSVGTTDWIHSSSFNMFPLQNWANGIIAWTLGSYTGGGPALSGGGNCHQCTGLVTVSSDGSSYKKEIDYYMMGQFSKYIPKGAVVVDGTGSYLFDDNSGMEAVGTLNPDGTRTVVIQNRYNKEIWVQVGTESESQTWNARVPALSVTSWILPKA
- a CDS encoding uncharacterized protein (EggNog:ENOG41), giving the protein MSDNKQLHLFAFMRPVSLHTGAWRYPGAYADANFNIAHLRSFIQKLEAAKFDAFFMADHLAVLNMPIEALRRSQTVTSFEPFTLLASLSAVTERIGLAATASTTYDEPYHVARRFASLDHLSGGRAAWNIVTTSNPDAAKNFGRDEHMDHSDRYKRAKEFYDVVTGLWDSFADDAFIRNQETGIFLDPEKIHTLNHVGDELKIKGPLNIARPVQGWPVIVQAGQSEPGRQLAGETAEAVFCAPGNIEAAKSVYADIKARAVAAGRKREHINILPAALVIIGDTIQDAKEKRLKLDSLVNYESSIASLSIALGTDASKFDPDAPLPVDLGENNASVTSRENVVRVGQEEGLTVRQLAQRFGGYGGLAFVGTPESVADEWERWLKEEASDGFVVTFPYLPQGIDDVVEKLVPELQRRGIFRKDYVGSTLREHLGLPRPENRFFPSGNA